The Bradyrhizobium sp. WBAH42 genome includes a window with the following:
- a CDS encoding patatin-like phospholipase family protein — protein MTDRAAGPGGASAAERPLSAVAFSGGLGLGAYHGGVFEALTSLRLPIDWVTGSSAGAITAALIAGSARDDRLRNLRSYWHAPSSPTDVPNASRHTFAWLSSISTRVLGHSGFFHPRLPIPASHYGGLYDLGPTRERLQRLIDFGRLNGGDPRVTICATDVESGDAVLFDTASERIEMDHILASCGFLPEFAPVQIAGRWLVDGGFSLNAPFDPILETAGPLRLYVVDLFPRDGKVPDGLEAASERKSDLTFGNQTFQRLGYALEARQLRAELQDLHYDDEVHLLSYRPGREEAGPEKSFDLSETAMAQRWCAGFLDMQYAASLTPVPNEICSVRRP, from the coding sequence TTGACCGACCGTGCAGCTGGACCGGGCGGCGCGAGCGCAGCCGAGCGCCCTCTCTCCGCCGTCGCGTTCTCGGGCGGTCTCGGCCTCGGCGCCTATCATGGCGGTGTGTTTGAAGCACTCACTTCGCTTCGGCTGCCGATCGACTGGGTGACCGGTTCGTCGGCAGGAGCCATCACGGCTGCGTTGATCGCGGGGAGCGCGCGCGACGACCGGCTGCGGAATTTACGCAGCTATTGGCATGCGCCAAGCAGTCCAACCGACGTGCCGAACGCGAGCCGCCATACGTTCGCGTGGCTGAGCTCGATCAGTACGCGCGTGCTGGGCCATTCGGGATTCTTCCATCCCCGCCTCCCGATTCCGGCTTCTCACTACGGCGGCCTCTACGATCTCGGCCCGACCCGCGAACGCCTGCAGCGCTTGATCGATTTCGGACGTCTGAACGGCGGCGATCCGCGCGTCACGATCTGCGCCACCGACGTCGAGAGCGGCGATGCCGTGTTGTTCGACACCGCGTCGGAGCGGATCGAAATGGACCATATCCTGGCCAGCTGCGGGTTTCTCCCTGAATTCGCTCCGGTGCAGATCGCCGGCCGCTGGCTCGTCGACGGCGGGTTCTCGCTGAACGCGCCGTTCGACCCGATCCTCGAAACTGCAGGCCCGCTCCGCCTCTATGTGGTCGATCTGTTTCCGCGCGACGGCAAGGTCCCTGACGGGCTCGAGGCCGCGTCGGAGCGCAAGAGTGACCTGACCTTCGGCAATCAGACCTTCCAGCGCCTCGGCTACGCTCTCGAAGCCCGTCAGCTCCGCGCCGAGCTCCAGGACCTCCACTACGACGACGAGGTCCATCTCCTGAGCTACCGCCCGGGCCGCGAGGAAGCTGGGCCGGAAAAATCCTTCGATCTGTCTGAGACAGCCATGGCGCAGCGCTGGTGCGCCGGCTTTCTGGACATGCAATATGCCGCAAGCCTCACGCCAGTCCCGAACGAGATCTGCAGCGTGCGGCGGCCCTAA
- the glgX gene encoding glycogen debranching protein GlgX, whose translation MDQPAHSDEALTRTASRLRRTRITEGRPFPLGATWDGLGVNFALFSAHATKVELCLFDDAGETELERVELPEYTDEVWHGYLPSARPGTVYGYRVHGPYEPDAGHRFNPNKLVLDPYARQLVGQLRWGPELFGYRLDHADKDLSYDERDSAPLMQKCRVIDPAFTWGMARKPEVPWERTIFYEMHVKGFTQLHPLVPEADRGTFSGLAHSEIPAYLRSLGITSAELLPIHAFVDDSYLVEKGLRNYWGYNSIAFFAPDPRYLKATSANEFKATVNQFHAHGIEIILDVVYNHTAEGNELGPTLSFKGIDNASYYRLLPDKKRYYINDTGTGNTVNLSHQRVLQLVADSLRYWATEMRVDGFRFDLATILAREPYGFDEGGGFLDACRQDPVLSSVKLIAEPWDVGPGGYQVGQFPPGWAEWNDKFRDTARAFWKGDPGTLADFAKRVSGSGDLFNKRGRRPWASVNFVTAHDGFNLNDLVSYNDKHNEANGEDNRDGHSNNHSWNCGVEGPTTDPEIIALRERQKRNLLATMLLSHGTPMLFAGDEFGHTQNGNNNAYAQDNETTWLNWMGITANGRSLREFVRKLIATRKAFPILYRSRFLVGSHNEELDVKDVTWLSPSGEEMTTEQWQDGNAKCFGMLLDGRAQETGIKRRGSDATMLLVYNAHHDVVNFTLPEVTDGRSWLGLIDTNHPDAPMAEFEFGHAYAVTARSLVVFGLANDSIATRRLRQGLGALMDIADTPLPE comes from the coding sequence ATGGACCAGCCAGCACATTCAGACGAGGCCCTGACGCGGACGGCCTCGCGCCTCCGCCGCACCCGGATCACCGAAGGCAGACCCTTCCCGCTCGGCGCCACCTGGGATGGCCTCGGCGTCAATTTCGCGCTGTTCTCAGCCCATGCCACCAAGGTCGAGCTCTGCCTGTTCGACGATGCCGGCGAAACCGAGCTCGAGCGCGTCGAGCTTCCCGAATATACCGACGAGGTCTGGCACGGCTATCTGCCCTCCGCCCGCCCCGGCACCGTCTACGGCTATCGCGTCCACGGCCCTTACGAGCCCGACGCCGGCCACCGCTTCAATCCCAACAAGCTCGTGCTCGATCCCTACGCCAGGCAGCTGGTCGGCCAGCTCCGCTGGGGACCGGAACTGTTCGGCTACCGGCTGGATCACGCCGACAAGGACCTCTCCTACGACGAACGCGACAGCGCGCCCTTGATGCAGAAATGCCGCGTCATCGATCCCGCCTTTACCTGGGGCATGGCGCGCAAGCCGGAAGTGCCGTGGGAACGCACGATCTTCTACGAGATGCACGTCAAGGGCTTCACCCAGCTGCATCCGCTGGTGCCGGAAGCCGACCGCGGCACGTTCTCGGGGCTCGCACATTCGGAAATCCCGGCTTACTTGCGCTCGCTCGGCATCACCAGCGCCGAGCTGCTGCCGATCCATGCCTTCGTCGACGACAGCTATCTGGTCGAGAAAGGCCTGCGCAATTACTGGGGCTACAATTCCATCGCCTTCTTCGCTCCTGATCCGCGCTACCTGAAGGCGACGTCTGCGAACGAGTTCAAGGCCACGGTCAACCAGTTTCATGCCCATGGCATCGAGATCATTCTCGACGTCGTCTACAATCACACCGCGGAAGGCAACGAGCTCGGCCCGACCCTGTCGTTCAAGGGCATCGACAATGCCAGCTATTACCGCCTGCTGCCGGACAAGAAGCGCTACTACATCAACGACACCGGCACCGGAAACACCGTCAATCTCTCGCATCAGCGTGTGCTGCAACTCGTCGCCGATTCCTTGCGTTACTGGGCGACCGAGATGCGGGTCGACGGCTTCCGTTTCGATCTCGCCACCATTCTGGCGCGCGAACCCTATGGCTTCGATGAAGGCGGCGGCTTCCTCGACGCCTGCCGCCAGGATCCCGTGCTCTCCAGCGTCAAGCTGATCGCGGAGCCCTGGGACGTCGGGCCCGGTGGCTACCAGGTCGGTCAGTTTCCGCCGGGCTGGGCCGAGTGGAACGACAAGTTCAGGGATACCGCGCGCGCCTTCTGGAAGGGCGATCCGGGCACGCTGGCCGACTTTGCCAAGCGCGTCTCCGGCTCCGGCGACCTCTTCAACAAGCGCGGACGCCGGCCTTGGGCCAGCGTCAACTTCGTCACCGCCCATGACGGCTTCAACCTCAACGACCTCGTCTCGTACAACGACAAGCACAACGAGGCGAATGGCGAGGACAATCGCGACGGTCACAGCAACAACCATTCCTGGAATTGTGGCGTCGAAGGGCCGACCACCGACCCGGAGATCATCGCCTTGCGCGAGCGCCAGAAGCGGAATCTGCTGGCAACGATGCTGCTGTCCCACGGCACGCCGATGCTGTTCGCGGGCGACGAGTTCGGGCACACCCAGAACGGCAACAACAACGCGTACGCCCAGGACAACGAGACCACCTGGCTCAACTGGATGGGCATCACCGCGAACGGCCGCAGCCTGCGCGAGTTCGTGCGCAAGCTGATCGCCACCCGCAAGGCGTTTCCGATCCTCTACCGCAGCCGCTTCCTGGTCGGCTCGCACAACGAGGAGCTCGACGTCAAGGACGTGACCTGGCTGTCGCCATCGGGCGAGGAGATGACGACGGAGCAATGGCAGGACGGCAATGCCAAATGCTTCGGCATGCTGCTCGACGGCCGCGCGCAGGAGACCGGCATCAAGCGCCGCGGCTCGGATGCGACCATGCTGCTGGTCTACAACGCGCACCATGACGTCGTGAATTTCACCCTGCCGGAAGTCACCGACGGACGCAGCTGGCTCGGCCTGATCGACACCAATCATCCCGACGCGCCGATGGCCGAGTTCGAGTTCGGGCATGCTTACGCGGTGACCGCGCGCTCGCTGGTGGTGTTTGGCCTTGCGAACGACAGCATCGCGACGCGGCGCCTCCGCCAAGGCCTCGGCGCGCTGATGGACATCGCCGACACGCCCCTGCCCGAGTAG
- a CDS encoding DUF3606 domain-containing protein, translated as MRRPKPQPIRNKLDLTDRTQVRLVKKRLGLSDAELIAIVGRVGNSIPAISKEAALQRANALSKPANVEPIAATAAIS; from the coding sequence ATGCGCCGCCCGAAGCCGCAACCGATCCGTAACAAGCTCGACCTGACCGACCGCACCCAGGTACGCCTCGTCAAGAAACGGCTCGGACTGTCGGACGCCGAGCTGATCGCGATCGTAGGGCGCGTCGGCAATTCCATTCCGGCCATCAGCAAGGAGGCGGCTCTGCAGAGAGCCAACGCGCTGTCCAAGCCGGCCAACGTGGAGCCCATTGCCGCGACTGCGGCGATATCCTGA
- the treZ gene encoding malto-oligosyltrehalose trehalohydrolase: MNQRLGKAEQSRRHGPQIVDQGVSFNLWAPTARSVELLEIGQPPRKMPRDADGWCQLLSRTARAGTRYQFRIDEDLLVPDPASCFQPDDVGAPSEVIDTAALRDSVLYPGRPWAEAVIYELHVGTFSEEGSYAGVEKKLPYLRDLGVTAIELMPLNDVPGRHNWGYDGVLLNAPNARYGRPEDLKRLLWAAHALDIMVYLDVVYNHFGPQLNYLHLYAENFFNPRHTTGWGPAVNLEGADGAFVRGFLIENALMWLRDYGFDGLRFDAVHALKDDSKRHFLVELAETLRSQLAGRRVHLMLENEANQAHLLARSQGRATYYDAQWGDDFHNALHVLLTGEDEGYYRAFADTPLQHLARSLAEGFAYQGEVFPLHQAPRGEPSAHLPPEATIFFAQNHDQVGNRAFGERLSRLVGPDRLELALALVLLSPHIPLLFMGEEAAAETPFLFFADWTGEAAELTREGRRKEFSHFKAFAAPEMRAGIPDPCDERTFLASKLDWTGIDQSPAGTRFRALTAQLLTMRREKIVPLIKRGFVSAQRQLLGTDPRMGGVDVRWQTEQGDVLQIVANFADHELQMPSLVDGESLWRLRPHVAGGLGPGDMMVRLGRKR, translated from the coding sequence TTGAATCAAAGACTGGGAAAGGCCGAGCAAAGTCGGCGCCATGGTCCTCAGATCGTCGATCAAGGGGTCTCGTTCAACTTGTGGGCGCCGACGGCGCGATCCGTCGAGCTGCTCGAAATCGGCCAGCCGCCACGGAAGATGCCGCGCGATGCGGACGGCTGGTGTCAGCTGCTCAGCCGGACCGCGCGCGCCGGCACGCGCTATCAGTTCAGGATCGACGAAGATCTCCTCGTCCCTGATCCCGCCTCGTGCTTCCAGCCGGACGACGTCGGCGCGCCGAGCGAGGTGATCGATACGGCCGCGTTGAGGGACTCGGTGCTCTATCCGGGCCGTCCCTGGGCGGAAGCCGTGATCTACGAGCTGCATGTCGGCACGTTCAGCGAGGAGGGGAGCTATGCCGGCGTCGAGAAGAAGTTGCCCTATCTTCGCGATCTCGGCGTCACCGCCATCGAACTGATGCCGCTCAACGACGTCCCCGGACGGCACAATTGGGGCTATGACGGCGTGCTCCTGAACGCGCCGAATGCCCGCTACGGCCGGCCGGAGGATCTCAAGCGGCTGCTGTGGGCCGCGCATGCGCTCGACATCATGGTCTATCTCGACGTCGTCTATAACCATTTCGGGCCGCAGCTGAACTATCTGCATCTCTATGCGGAGAATTTCTTCAATCCGCGCCACACCACTGGATGGGGCCCCGCCGTCAACCTCGAAGGAGCCGACGGTGCGTTCGTGCGCGGATTTCTGATCGAGAATGCCCTGATGTGGCTGCGCGACTATGGGTTCGACGGACTGCGGTTCGATGCCGTTCATGCGCTGAAGGACGATTCGAAGCGTCATTTCCTGGTCGAGCTCGCCGAGACCCTGCGCAGTCAGCTGGCGGGCCGGCGCGTTCATCTGATGCTGGAGAACGAGGCCAATCAGGCGCACCTGCTCGCGCGGTCACAGGGACGCGCGACGTACTACGACGCGCAATGGGGTGACGATTTCCACAACGCGCTCCACGTCCTGCTCACCGGCGAGGACGAAGGCTATTACCGGGCTTTTGCAGACACGCCGCTCCAACATCTCGCGCGATCCCTGGCCGAAGGCTTTGCCTATCAGGGCGAGGTCTTTCCCCTGCACCAGGCGCCGCGCGGCGAGCCGAGCGCGCACCTGCCGCCCGAAGCGACCATCTTCTTCGCCCAGAACCACGACCAGGTTGGCAACCGCGCCTTCGGCGAACGGCTGTCCCGGTTGGTCGGTCCGGACAGACTGGAACTGGCCCTCGCACTGGTTCTGCTCAGTCCGCATATTCCGTTGCTGTTCATGGGCGAGGAAGCGGCAGCCGAAACGCCCTTCCTGTTCTTCGCCGACTGGACGGGCGAAGCTGCCGAATTGACACGGGAGGGCCGCCGCAAGGAGTTTTCGCACTTCAAAGCGTTCGCGGCGCCCGAAATGCGCGCCGGGATCCCGGACCCGTGCGACGAAAGAACCTTCCTCGCCTCCAAGCTGGACTGGACCGGCATCGACCAGTCGCCTGCCGGCACAAGGTTCCGGGCGCTGACGGCGCAGCTATTGACGATGCGGCGCGAGAAGATCGTGCCGCTGATCAAACGCGGGTTCGTTTCGGCGCAGCGACAGCTGCTGGGCACCGATCCCCGCATGGGCGGCGTGGATGTACGCTGGCAGACCGAGCAGGGCGACGTGCTGCAGATCGTCGCCAATTTCGCCGACCACGAACTCCAGATGCCCTCGCTGGTCGACGGCGAGAGCCTGTGGCGATTGCGACCTCATGTCGCCGGAGGGCTTGGGCCCGGCGACATGATGGTGAGGCTTGGACGGAAGCGCTGA
- a CDS encoding cytosine permease, translating into MTDSELRADIHSIEPIPDADRDSTGPQQMWIWAGANIAPVNWALGALGIILKLGLMETIAVIVVGNIVGCAIFATFTVMGHKTGVNQMVLSRSAFGVRGAYLPSILMFLMTLGWIGVNTYFPVKVSMGILGQFGVPDTWLVEMIVITLVMAVQVLIGVYGFYAIRTFEKYTVPPTIAIMALMSVLAWTRPGVVNWGLTTSLPPGAHLAMLTLLMTAIGVGWGISWVTWASDYSRFVPRSTPSKAVFWYSYVGMFVPTVWLGILGATIASTTLDTDPAKMVSAVFGGPVSILVLLMVLHGPIATNILNVYSATLAALSAGLKLSRFWLTVIVGIAGYLGTLYFIFAPSFAKAFDNWMISLLLWMSPWAGVVLADFFIKRKGKIEVAELYRSPETSAYGDINWAGMIAFFAGLVAGWLVQDGLVGALQGPISINLLGGADLSWLFGIGVAGLVYLGLGKFATSPTPAVASRAGG; encoded by the coding sequence ATGACGGATTCCGAACTTCGCGCTGATATTCACAGCATCGAGCCAATTCCCGACGCGGACCGGGACTCGACCGGGCCGCAGCAGATGTGGATCTGGGCCGGCGCCAACATCGCGCCGGTGAACTGGGCGCTCGGTGCGCTCGGCATCATCCTCAAGCTCGGCCTGATGGAGACGATCGCGGTCATCGTGGTCGGCAACATCGTGGGCTGCGCGATCTTCGCCACCTTCACGGTGATGGGGCACAAGACCGGCGTCAACCAGATGGTGCTGAGCCGGTCCGCCTTCGGCGTCCGCGGCGCCTACCTGCCGAGCATCCTGATGTTCCTGATGACGCTGGGCTGGATCGGCGTCAACACCTACTTCCCGGTCAAGGTCTCGATGGGCATCCTCGGCCAGTTCGGCGTGCCCGACACCTGGCTGGTCGAGATGATCGTCATCACGCTGGTGATGGCGGTGCAGGTGCTGATCGGCGTCTACGGCTTCTACGCGATCCGCACCTTCGAGAAATACACGGTGCCGCCGACCATCGCCATCATGGCGCTGATGAGCGTGCTGGCGTGGACGCGGCCCGGCGTCGTCAACTGGGGCCTGACCACCTCGCTGCCACCCGGCGCGCATCTTGCGATGCTGACGCTGCTGATGACCGCGATCGGCGTCGGCTGGGGAATTTCCTGGGTGACCTGGGCCTCCGACTATTCGCGCTTCGTGCCGCGCTCGACGCCGTCGAAAGCCGTGTTCTGGTACAGCTATGTCGGCATGTTCGTGCCGACGGTCTGGCTCGGCATCCTCGGCGCGACCATCGCCTCGACGACGCTGGACACCGATCCCGCCAAGATGGTGAGCGCGGTGTTCGGCGGTCCGGTCAGCATCCTCGTGCTCTTGATGGTGCTGCACGGCCCGATCGCCACCAACATCCTCAACGTCTATTCGGCGACCTTGGCGGCGCTGAGCGCGGGGCTGAAACTCTCGCGCTTCTGGCTTACCGTCATCGTCGGCATCGCCGGCTATCTGGGCACCCTCTACTTCATCTTCGCGCCGTCCTTTGCGAAGGCGTTCGACAATTGGATGATCAGCCTGCTGTTGTGGATGAGCCCGTGGGCCGGCGTGGTGCTCGCCGACTTCTTCATCAAGCGCAAGGGCAAGATCGAGGTGGCCGAGCTCTATCGCTCGCCGGAGACCAGCGCCTATGGCGATATCAACTGGGCCGGCATGATCGCGTTCTTCGCCGGCCTCGTTGCCGGATGGCTGGTGCAGGACGGCCTCGTCGGCGCGCTGCAGGGACCGATCTCGATCAATCTGCTCGGCGGGGCCGATCTCAGCTGGCTGTTCGGGATCGGTGTGGCCGGCCTCGTCTACCTCGGGCTCGGCAAGTTCGCGACCTCGCCCACACCGGCCGTCGCGAGCCGGGCCGGCGGATAG
- a CDS encoding MarR family winged helix-turn-helix transcriptional regulator, protein MSERPGYLIRRLHQIHVALFQEACGEFEVTPLQYSLLSALAVRETADQTTLAADIALDRTTTTGALKRLAARNLVERAVNKDDRRARLCRLTPAGAALLIRIEGAARRAHRATLGDLSQREQALFIEMMQRIVAGNPSRDSAAALFD, encoded by the coding sequence TTGTCGGAACGGCCCGGCTATCTGATCCGGCGCTTGCACCAGATTCACGTTGCGCTGTTTCAGGAAGCCTGCGGCGAATTCGAGGTCACGCCGCTGCAATACAGCCTGCTCTCGGCGCTGGCGGTGCGCGAAACCGCCGATCAGACCACTTTGGCGGCCGATATCGCGCTCGATCGCACCACGACGACAGGCGCATTGAAGCGGCTCGCCGCGCGGAACCTGGTCGAGCGCGCGGTGAACAAGGACGATCGGCGCGCGCGATTGTGCCGCCTGACGCCCGCCGGCGCCGCGCTGCTAATCAGAATCGAGGGCGCGGCACGGCGGGCGCATCGCGCAACGCTCGGCGATTTGAGCCAGCGGGAACAGGCCCTCTTCATCGAGATGATGCAGCGCATCGTGGCCGGCAACCCCAGTCGCGACAGCGCCGCTGCCCTATTCGACTAG
- a CDS encoding amidohydrolase/deacetylase family metallohydrolase yields MSVTASFDLLLRGGRVICPASGVDGLKDVAIRNGKIAAVASDILPTSAKEIVDVSDKLVLPGLIDTHAHVYQYVSGRFGMNPDMVGVQSGVTTLVDQGGPSCMTLPGFRHFIAEASASRVYAFISAYLVGGLEGHFYPQLYSPDGVDIDATVKAATANLDLVRGIKAHAEIGGFARWGIRVIEMAAEIGKRADLPVYVHFGQLWGLPESGANGEDADTILTRVIPLLREGDILAHPFTRHPGGFVNREGEVHPVIQAALDRGLKVDVGHGSHFSYRLAKKAIAAGIIPTTLGADIHGYNTHVPAPAGTPDQHEDDENHPFAGQAKFSLVQAMSSMMALGLSLEQVVPMVTANPAKMLGRSGEIGALKVGMDADVSVLTEKNGRFVLKDNEKNEVIAERLLQPAFCLRAGTRFDAVAPILPQAVAA; encoded by the coding sequence ATGTCCGTCACTGCCAGCTTCGATCTTCTGCTGCGAGGTGGCCGCGTGATCTGTCCGGCTTCCGGCGTCGATGGCCTCAAGGACGTCGCCATCCGCAATGGCAAGATCGCGGCGGTCGCATCCGACATTCTGCCGACCAGCGCGAAGGAGATCGTCGATGTCAGCGACAAGCTCGTGCTGCCTGGGCTGATCGACACCCACGCCCACGTCTATCAATATGTCTCCGGCCGCTTCGGCATGAACCCCGACATGGTCGGCGTGCAGTCCGGCGTGACGACGCTCGTCGATCAGGGCGGTCCGTCCTGCATGACGCTGCCGGGCTTCCGCCATTTCATCGCGGAAGCCTCTGCCTCGCGCGTCTATGCGTTTATCTCCGCCTATCTCGTCGGCGGCCTCGAGGGACATTTCTATCCGCAGCTCTACAGCCCCGACGGCGTCGACATCGATGCCACCGTCAAGGCGGCGACCGCCAATCTCGATCTCGTGCGCGGCATCAAGGCCCATGCCGAGATCGGCGGCTTCGCGCGCTGGGGCATTCGCGTCATCGAGATGGCAGCCGAGATCGGCAAGCGCGCCGACCTGCCGGTCTATGTGCATTTCGGCCAGCTCTGGGGCCTGCCCGAGAGCGGCGCCAATGGCGAGGACGCCGACACCATCCTCACCCGCGTGATCCCGCTCTTGCGCGAAGGCGACATCCTCGCTCATCCCTTCACGCGCCATCCCGGCGGCTTCGTCAACCGCGAGGGCGAGGTGCACCCGGTGATCCAGGCCGCGCTCGACCGCGGCCTCAAGGTCGATGTCGGCCATGGCAGCCACTTCTCCTATCGGCTTGCGAAGAAGGCGATCGCCGCCGGCATCATTCCGACCACGCTCGGCGCCGACATCCACGGCTACAACACCCATGTGCCCGCGCCGGCGGGAACGCCGGACCAGCACGAGGACGACGAGAACCATCCCTTCGCCGGCCAGGCCAAGTTCAGCCTGGTCCAGGCGATGAGCTCGATGATGGCGCTCGGCCTGTCGTTGGAGCAGGTCGTGCCGATGGTCACCGCCAATCCCGCAAAGATGCTCGGCCGCAGCGGGGAGATCGGCGCGCTCAAGGTCGGCATGGACGCCGACGTCTCCGTGCTCACCGAGAAGAATGGCCGCTTCGTCCTCAAGGACAACGAGAAGAACGAGGTGATTGCCGAGCGCCTGCTGCAGCCGGCCTTCTGCCTGCGCGCCGGCACGCGCTTCGACGCGGTCGCGCCGATCCTGCCGCAAGCCGTCGCGGCATAA
- a CDS encoding xanthine dehydrogenase family protein molybdopterin-binding subunit, whose translation MKEGAGVRNEREFPSSRSGQGVGARLPRKEDDRLMRGRGQYVGDVRLAGLQDVAFVRSPLAHARIRGIHVPERYRGSVFTAADLVGIKPIRAVSGLPGFKTSEQPVLATGKVRQVGELVAMCLAPTRAEAEDIAASVTLDLEELPAIYDMLKAREPGSALVHEHWGDNVFLETNYEVDISAALDAPIKVTREISTARQCMSPLEGRGVVATFDKRLDQLTLHSAAQMPHITRSGLAECLGMEEGRIRVISPDVGGGFGHKGILLPEEVCLSWLTMRCGHPVRWLEDRREHLVASSNCREHHYKITVYADSDGTLRGIDCEATVDSGAYSSYPFSACLEAAQVASILPGPYKMPAYRCRTFSVATNKCPILPYRGVARTGVCFALELMLDLVAAEAGLEPGEVRLRNLVRPEQMPFDNITRKHFDSGDYPEAMRRALAAIEIDAIRARQKQGEADGRRIGVGVSIYCEQAAHGTSVYSGWGIPMVPGHEQASARMTPDGGLELRVGVHSHGQGMETTLAQVAHEILGVDVAKIRIILGDTAMTPYSTGTWGSRSMVMAGGAVATACRELGERARRIGAKLLQHDPASVVLQNGEVRGVNGSVSLKAIAHTWYRRPQDLPADVDPGGLEVTQGYKPVRDSGTFSYAAHAAVVAVDPDLGEVEILDYVIVEDGGVLVNPLVVDGQIFGGLAQGIGTALYEEMPFDASGQPLATTLADYLLPGPTEVPAARLDHMETPSPYTQFGVKGIGEGGAIAPPAAIANAVNDALRPLGVELMQSPITPHRIVAAVLAARAAERSAA comes from the coding sequence GTGAAGGAGGGCGCGGGGGTGCGCAACGAGCGGGAATTTCCGTCTAGCAGATCCGGGCAGGGCGTTGGCGCGCGGCTGCCGCGCAAGGAAGACGACCGCCTGATGCGCGGCCGCGGCCAGTATGTCGGCGACGTCAGGCTCGCCGGCCTTCAGGACGTCGCCTTCGTGCGCAGCCCGCTGGCGCATGCGCGCATCCGCGGCATCCATGTGCCCGAACGTTATCGCGGAAGTGTGTTCACGGCAGCCGATCTCGTCGGCATCAAGCCGATCCGCGCGGTGTCGGGACTTCCGGGCTTCAAGACCTCCGAGCAGCCGGTGCTGGCGACCGGCAAGGTGCGCCAGGTCGGCGAGCTCGTCGCGATGTGCCTCGCGCCGACGCGCGCCGAGGCCGAGGACATCGCGGCCTCCGTGACGCTCGATCTGGAGGAGCTGCCGGCAATCTATGACATGCTGAAGGCGCGCGAGCCCGGCTCGGCGCTGGTGCACGAGCATTGGGGCGACAACGTCTTCCTGGAGACCAATTACGAGGTCGACATCTCCGCCGCGCTCGACGCGCCGATCAAGGTGACGCGCGAGATCTCGACCGCGCGGCAATGCATGTCGCCGCTGGAAGGCCGCGGCGTGGTCGCGACCTTCGACAAGAGGCTCGACCAGCTCACGCTGCACTCGGCGGCACAGATGCCGCACATTACGCGCAGCGGCCTTGCCGAATGCCTCGGCATGGAGGAGGGTCGGATCCGCGTGATCTCGCCCGATGTGGGCGGCGGTTTCGGTCACAAGGGCATTCTGCTGCCCGAAGAGGTTTGCCTGTCCTGGCTGACCATGCGCTGCGGCCATCCCGTGCGCTGGCTTGAAGATCGCCGCGAGCACCTCGTCGCCAGCTCCAATTGCCGCGAGCATCATTACAAGATCACGGTCTATGCTGACAGCGACGGCACGCTGCGCGGTATCGATTGCGAGGCGACCGTGGATTCCGGCGCCTATTCGTCCTATCCGTTCTCGGCCTGTCTCGAAGCCGCGCAGGTCGCGAGCATTTTGCCCGGTCCCTACAAGATGCCGGCTTATCGCTGCCGCACCTTCTCGGTCGCCACCAACAAATGCCCGATTTTGCCGTATCGCGGCGTCGCGCGCACCGGCGTCTGCTTTGCGCTGGAATTGATGCTGGACCTCGTAGCGGCGGAAGCCGGTCTCGAGCCCGGCGAGGTGCGGCTGCGCAATCTTGTGCGCCCCGAGCAGATGCCGTTCGACAATATCACCAGGAAGCATTTCGACAGCGGCGATTATCCGGAAGCGATGCGCCGCGCGCTCGCGGCCATCGAGATCGACGCCATCCGCGCCAGGCAAAAGCAGGGCGAGGCCGACGGCCGCCGCATCGGCGTCGGCGTCTCCATCTATTGCGAGCAGGCCGCGCACGGCACCTCGGTCTATTCCGGCTGGGGCATCCCGATGGTGCCGGGCCACGAGCAGGCCTCGGCCCGGATGACGCCGGACGGCGGCCTCGAACTGCGCGTCGGCGTGCACTCGCACGGGCAGGGCATGGAGACCACGCTCGCCCAGGTCGCGCATGAAATCCTCGGCGTGGATGTGGCGAAGATCCGCATCATCCTCGGCGACACCGCCATGACGCCCTATTCGACCGGCACCTGGGGCTCGCGCTCGATGGTGATGGCGGGTGGTGCGGTCGCGACCGCCTGCCGCGAGCTCGGCGAACGTGCCCGCCGCATCGGCGCGAAACTCCTGCAGCACGATCCGGCCTCCGTTGTGTTGCAGAATGGCGAGGTGCGCGGCGTCAACGGCAGCGTCAGCCTGAAGGCGATCGCCCACACCTGGTACCGCCGCCCACAGGACCTGCCGGCCGACGTCGATCCGGGCGGGCTGGAGGTGACGCAAGGCTACAAGCCCGTGCGCGACAGCGGCACCTTCAGCTATGCCGCGCATGCCGCCGTCGTCGCGGTTGATCCCGATCTCGGCGAGGTCGAGATCCTCGACTACGTGATCGTCGAGGACGGCGGCGTGCTGGTCAATCCGCTTGTGGTCGACGGCCAGATCTTTGGCGGCCTCGCGCAAGGCATCGGCACCGCGCTTTACGAGGAGATGCCGTTCGACGCCTCCGGTCAGCCGCTGGCAACGACGCTCGCAGATTACCTGCTGCCCGGCCCGACCGAGGTCCCGGCCGCGCGCCTCGACCACATGGAGACGCCGTCGCCCTATACGCAGTTCGGGGTGAAAGGCATCGGCGAGGGCGGCGCTATCGCGCCGCCGGCCGCGATCGCCAATGCCGTCAACGACGCGCTGCGCCCGCTCGGCGTCGAGCTGATGCAGTCGCCAATCACGCCGCATCGCATCGTCGCGGCCGTGCTGGCCGCGCGCGCGGCTGAGAGGAGCGCGGCATGA